In the Necator americanus strain Aroian chromosome X, whole genome shotgun sequence genome, agattcatggggtgatgcctttaggcggttgcgctccaAGCGGAGCTGCGGACGTAGCGGATGGAATCGAAGGGATTcactagcaccactcatcgctatAGCTCCATTGAACCGCTTACTCTACAGCACCGCTTGAAGTACAGCCGCTTGCGAAGCTGTAAAGAGCaccaagtcgttttgaccagaccATATAAGGTAACCAGTGCAGATATTTCAACAACTTCCAGTTAATAACTAAATTTGTACACATTCGCACAAAGTAAGTAAGACCTTTACATCACAAGCAATGACAGGACTTGTCGTTCACGGAAGTGTGGGTCTTGCCGAAAAAGTTATCTTCACCGTTCACTCTAGAATACTGCGCATGTACGTTGTATGTCAGTACCTTTCAACAAATGATAAGTGAAATAAGAGTGAGGTAGGCCTATCCCAATATTTTCAgtaatatgaaaatataaataagaatgATGGTATGAAACATCAGTTTCGCTGCATTATATCATTATACTAGTAGTTACAAACGTGAAGTAAGGACTTTTGTACAATACTGCAAATCACTTACTAGATGTTTCTTCACtaaagtcctttttttctacaagagtCTAATCCTACTACTGCTAAATCGTTTGTTGCACTGATCTGAATTgtgtttcctttcattttcggAGTTTGTATTCTGCTCACAAAGAATCACCATTAAAGGACCACAAGGaacacaaaaagaataaaagcacGCAAGTTCAAAAAGTAGCGTGAGAGAAATCTTTCACTTTGCGAAGTGTTCTTAATAATTCGTTTCTTAAAAATTCACAAAGTTGCTAAGAGTTaagggggaacggtaaagagggtcccggcggattctccgcgaatgcctccgagacataacgtgcccagtggatatgtcggcggatacgcgagcatACCTAGAAGAGGtaacgctccagtcgttcatgaagacgcagacaaccgtcttagatgttcttctagccacagagacgcataAAACTGCTgaattacaagaaaatatgcaaggagagtggtatgagctgtcgaaattactgaacaagtcaaagaataatagtgttagatagaagtacatgggattttgaatggtgttctaataaagaaagcgagtgagtttgtctttatatcaccttcagaaagtctagaaatcttacgaaatttgaactgtttttcttcctgtaagttccaagaagtcagagatacagaaggtccctctgtccagaaataaattaggctacaaaaaagcttgcgaGTTATAGGATAACGATAGTtttcattaccgttactttcgaaggctggaatttttcgttttaacgaaaatttttatgcacgtaatttgaagctattaggtgcatccttatctcatttttaacgtgaggatttctcttgcttctggtgcGATTACTAAACtgagtgaattatatcctaggcGGTGATGGAGCGTATGATTAGcagtaggtaagcagagtcagctatttagatgctaacgaaagtgaatctctttaggacacgcaccatcgctaattgttCTGACGAGGtatgaccggggcatgctcgaaattccgccgggaccctctttacacgcacccatcgacggcaaagttgaacagaaagggtcccgCTACAGTCTCTTGTTTAACTCCAGTATCCACTTCGATAGGTGTAgtacatccagctggtgttcggACCGCAGaagttgttcttctattcacgTCGTTTATAAGGCGTACGAATTTTCATGGAACTCCATCGCCACGCTTTGAAGAGACTTTTGAtaaggagagtcgaaagcagcTTCGAAGTCCAAAAACGCTAACTGTggaggcttcgaataccgctgccactctgcaatcactctcctcacaaACACCTCATCAATCGTCAATCGACAAGGGCGAAAGCCGGCTTGCTCATCACGGTTAGTTTGTTCGCGATATCGGATTAGTCGATCCGGAatgatccgctccaaaacctagtacattacacgcagcaaagatATTCCTGAGAAAATCCTGGGTTCCGTTACGGATAGTTTCTTGTATAGAGGGATTATAACAGGGTGTCTCTTCGAGTCAGGAATCTTTTCGTCGTATATcatatccatattgaacggatgatcttcgtcattttacgaatcccagaaggaggaagtgatttcagcatttctgcgctaattctcACGATCGATCTTCTAGCTGAAGACGCAGTCTCTTTCTCAAACACTTCTCCTGGCTGAAGTCACGTCAAGTAGTGCAGGCAACATATACAGGATTGTACTTCGAtattgtctccgcagatgcaaaggcgaacTTCTTCCTCGGTGCTAAAACCGGAAGCGTTCTCTTTGCAACGTCCTGAATGCATTTACTGAAAGAGTCGGCGTAGTCCAGTCGTTTTCTGTCTCCAATATTGATCGACACTCGCTATCGGAACTTATTTCTGCATTCCTCGTTTTTTAGACCTGCAAATTCGAGCTTCGGTTAATGTTGACCTCCCTTCCTTCTGTGGAACCGTGCCATAAAGCTGAGGAGAACTGGGAGGTGCTCGAAATTGAATGCGACGTCTCAGACAGCTCCAAATTTTAGGATATTTGACAAAGGGATGTTCTTCCTCAGAActtagtcgagctgaagcttaagagtcggcATCTCCGCTTTCGCAGGtcttctggcgttaatgaGGTTGTCGCTTGACACGTAAGCCGATGgagtcgatgattcctcttaaacgtgaaTACAATGGTGATATTCGTCTGCTCGCAAAGGTTTACCAGACGTTTTCCGTTGTCCGTTGTCGTTTGTCTGCTCTATGGGATAGAACCATTTTgcaagcacatcggattgttgttcagaGTCTATTCTTGCATTCGCGTCAATTCCGGCAATTACCGTCTGCTGGCATGATATTTTGGATATCAATTTATTGAGATCATCATGAAAAACGTCCTTGTTGTGGTCCTTTGTGgtctccgtaggtgcgtgagcacttacgagtTAGAGTCACAGTGCAAAGACGcatcttgacgacgttgaAAAACTCCTCCACCAGATTGTTATAATCGTTCCTAACAGCTATTGCATAGACTTCTACTTtactttcatcagcatcgccgcagtagatAGTGTAATCTCTGATACTAATGACAGGCCGAtctctgatgcgtgtttcctgtaGCACAGCAAACGGTCTCGCAGAAGTCTAAACACGGCGGTTCGTTGGAATTCATGCTGCTATATATAgtccgtgtgtatgtgtatgtttgtctgtatgtcacgaaaatactccataataaTGCAAAACTATGCACCGGTGacgtgccgaaccatcgccatgcacctaataggcgagcactctacttCTTATCCATTGTTCAAAGTTATATAGAAATcgatgttggctttgataaggcaagttagtttctctcgtACGTAAGTGAGGATATGTAAactttatgtgaatgtatacttccaaactTGTAAACTattatgctatataataatgggcgtattctgtcacgtgtgtgcatctctatatgtgtgtgttttaGTCAAGCAATTAAAAaggagggagacggataccatggcgtcggtttggcgCCCCGGAGCCAGAGAGCCGAAAAAgaggtgggacgggtcctacagcatcgaattcgtgccccggagtcAGGTTCCTGTAaaaggggtgggacgggtcccactgggttgaaatggtgcgccggtgccaggaAGCGACGTtaagactggtatatatatatatatatatatatatatatatatatatatatatatatatggggCCGCGTATAAGAGTCTGATTGccacctgcacgtggtggtcctactttaactaaacgcaataaGGCATTCGAGTGTAcacattgggaacgtacgagctatataacctgcactgttatatggcgaaagattcccataaattgcaaaaaggtgctgtcgtccaacACACTGCCAAAGctcataacctgaaaggtcaactgcctgaagggagcatggaatctttggcaacaaccattcgtttcgtcacgctgaactgccgaacactatcgagtgaactccaacaagccgctctatccagacttctgcgatatctctgtgtgcactgcaggaaacacgcatgaaagatcggcccgtcatcagcatcgaaaattacaccatatactgcggcgatgccgatgagaacaaagtaggtgcgcgatagctgtgaggaacgattacaagaacctggtggaggaatttggctcaacgtcgtctagatgcgcctttttacgactgcgggatcgcagaggacgtaaactctagATCggaagtgctcacgcacctacggaaaccgctaaggacaacagtaaggacgccttctatgatcaactcaatgcgttgatgtctaaaataccaagccagcaggtggtcattgtcggaatcgacgcaaatgcgaatatgggactcgaacagcagtctgatgtgctaggaaaatggtattatccagcggagcgcacgtcggacaacggtgaccgtctggtcgacttgtgcgaacagacgggcctcatcatcgcctCCACCTTTAAgaagaatcatcgacgccatcagctcacgtggcaggggtcaacccttttaacgcctaaagagcagcgcaagcggaagatgaggactcttaagcttcagctcgactacgttctggcgaggaacattcctcagtcagatatccgaaaatctagagctgtttgggacttcgcgttcgactctgaccaccgcccagttcttctcagctttaagATACgattccacaagagaaaccgaggagttcctcttcaaccgaaaattgaaatggcaggtctgaaagacgatgaatgcagaacaaaattccgccaacgtgtgtatATTCATGTTGGATACGGACCTGAAAGAAGCTTAGCCATgcagattccttcacaaagtgcatccaggacgctgcaagggaaacgctcccgggtTCTATTGCTGCGAAAGTTTGCCTTTgtatctgcggaaacaaaatccacgtacaattctgtatgtgtcgcaagcagcgctggtgacttcaacaaGGAAacgcgtcttagaaggaagctgcgtcgtcaactgcaacaagaccgcgataacgagtagacatcaagagcgatggagtttcagaaagcgtgggaggacaagaacccgcagAAAGACTATGCTTTATTCAAGCAGTATAGCAgtataaatgaaaagatgttctcccgTCCTTAACACTGCCACTGCTAAtggagtggctgtcggtgaaaTAACCCTTCCAACTTgaagggatcacttcaagaccttgctgaactggcaagcaccgtcagctcctgaactcgagcacgttcataggccgacatatCCGGTTAACGAGTCCGACCACGAACCACCTACCAGTCAGAGgccctggtctgtattcaaaaaatgaagaatggaaaatctggtggagacgacgggattagcgcagaaatgccaaaatatcttcttccgtctgggattcgtgagatgacaaagaccatccgttcaatatggatagacgaaaggatacctgactcgtggagacacgccatcataattcccctccacaagaagttatccgtcacggaccccaggaattatcgaggaatctctttgctgcgtgttatgtacaaggtattggaacgcattatcctggaccgactcattaaacatcgcgaagaaacaacgcgcgacgagcaagctggctttcgtcctggccgatctacgactgtccaggtgttcatcgtcaggagcgtgatcgaaatctggcagcagtattcgaagccaatgcaactagcgtttctgaattttgaagccgcgttcgactttcctcactgaggccgtcttctcaacgcgctccgcgccagTGGAGTACCAagagttcgttcgcttgcttgatgacatgagtcaacgaacaactgctgcagttcgaacaccagccggatgtacaacaccgtttgaagtggtaactggagtaagacgaggggcagtggcaggacttttcctgttcaatttcgcaatcgaaacattatgcgaagaacagtcgacctgccgacattgtcttagcaccatcagggtgccccttgactgagctcgagtacgccgacgatgttgttatactcgcggaaagcagtacgaaacttcaacatgttgtcaaccttgtatcgaagctggccgCAActtatggactacgtctacgccctgataaatgcaagcagatgtggatctcttcgagacctcgaacgggaatcagggtggaaggacaaccgatagaactcgtcgatgagttctcttacctgggctgtacgccgAAGAACAACGGTAGCTACGagaagatattcagcaaagatgcgctaaggctaCTTCTGCAtctaactccttaacgaaatgtctgtggtcgacccccatcaccaacgaagtcaagctgcaagtCTACCTGTCCGCAATTCGCctcatcatgatgtacggatcggagacttgggcagcaccatcaacggctATGGacaggcttgactgcacggaacgaaagctgctcaGACGgttacttggctacttttggcctagggtatgccacaatgaagatctttacgcagaaattgatgtggtatactgGC is a window encoding:
- a CDS encoding hypothetical protein (NECATOR_CHRX.G22709.T1); amino-acid sequence: MTGACSKFRRDPLYTHPSTAKLNRKGPATVSCLTPVSTSIGVVHPAGVRTAEVVLLFTSFIRRTNFHGTPSPRFEETFDKESRKQLRSPKTLTVEASNTAATLQSLSSQTPHQSSIDKGESRLAHHG
- a CDS encoding hypothetical protein (NECATOR_CHRX.G22710.T1), yielding MKDRPVISIENYTIYCGDADENKIGSAHAPTETAKDNSKDAFYDQLNALMSKIPSQQVVIVGIDANANMGLEQQSDVLGKWYYPAERTSDNGDRLVDLCEQTGLIIASTFKKNHRRHQLTWQGSTLLTPKEQRKRKMRTLKLQLDYVLARNIPQSDIRKSRAVWDFAFDSDHRPVLLSFKIRFHKRNRGVPLQPKIEMAGLKDDECRTKFRQRVYIHVGYGPERSLAMQIPSQSASRTLQGKRSRVLLLRKFAFVSAETKSTYNSVCVASSAGDFNKETRLRRKLRRQLQQDRDNE
- a CDS encoding hypothetical protein (NECATOR_CHRX.G22711.T1); the encoded protein is MKNGKSGGDDGISAEMPKYLLPSGIREMTKTIRSIWIDERIPDSWRHAIIIPLHKKLSVTDPRNYRGISLLRVMYKVLERIILDRLIKHREETTRDEQAGFRPGRSTTVQVFIVRSVIEIWQQYSKPMQLAFLNFEAAFDFPH
- a CDS encoding hypothetical protein (NECATOR_CHRX.G22712.T1); its protein translation is MSQRTTAAVRTPAGCTTPFEVVTGNSRPADIVLAPSGCPLTELEYADDVVILAESSTKLQHVVNLVSKLAATYGLRLRPDKCKQMWISSRPRTGIRVEGQPIELVDEFSYLGCTPKNNGSYEKIFSKDALRLLLHLTP